In Rhodothermus marinus DSM 4252, a single genomic region encodes these proteins:
- a CDS encoding FecR family protein, translating to MMERPSHSDRDEALARRIGQLREEGRPLASDPELADDPLGRALLALADEAAPAVPPERSERIWQRIAARMHRRAADRAPQRRPQVRRLYWRRALVVAVVLLAAGLGWWLYAVKESAPVLVASADATPEVYTAPDGSQITLRPHSQLYRLAASETVLRYRLEGEAFFDVVHRPERQFQVEAGAVRITVLGTRFDVRTWDGVEVFLETGRLRVEGPRGQQQVLTDGQRSRLTADGHLTPSEPAPAETYLDWLQGRLTFVQEPAAQVAAELAHHFGVRLTLPEPYASQTLSGTLTLDSLPQVLQDLGRVLGGRFVEVAPKHYRFEADAGR from the coding sequence ATGATGGAGCGACCGTCCCATAGCGACCGTGACGAAGCGCTGGCCCGGCGGATCGGGCAGCTCCGGGAGGAAGGGCGTCCGCTGGCGTCCGACCCGGAGCTGGCCGACGATCCGCTGGGCCGGGCGCTGCTGGCGCTGGCCGACGAGGCGGCCCCGGCCGTGCCGCCGGAGCGAAGCGAGCGGATCTGGCAGCGGATCGCGGCGCGGATGCATCGGCGGGCGGCCGACCGGGCACCGCAGCGCAGACCGCAGGTTCGCCGCCTGTACTGGCGTCGGGCGCTGGTCGTGGCGGTTGTATTGCTGGCGGCCGGTCTGGGCTGGTGGCTGTATGCGGTGAAAGAAAGTGCGCCCGTGCTGGTGGCTTCGGCCGATGCCACCCCCGAGGTCTACACGGCGCCGGACGGCTCGCAGATCACGTTGCGGCCGCATTCGCAGCTCTACCGGCTGGCCGCTTCGGAAACCGTCCTGCGCTACCGTCTGGAGGGCGAGGCATTTTTCGACGTGGTGCACCGGCCGGAGCGGCAGTTTCAGGTGGAGGCCGGAGCGGTGCGCATCACGGTACTGGGTACACGCTTCGACGTGCGCACCTGGGACGGCGTGGAGGTTTTTCTGGAGACGGGGCGGCTTCGGGTAGAAGGGCCGCGCGGCCAGCAGCAGGTGCTCACCGACGGTCAGCGCAGCCGCCTGACGGCCGACGGACATCTGACGCCGTCGGAGCCGGCTCCGGCCGAAACCTACCTGGACTGGTTGCAGGGGCGGCTGACCTTTGTGCAGGAGCCGGCCGCGCAGGTGGCCGCCGAGCTGGCGCATCACTTCGGCGTACGGCTCACGCTGCCGGAACCCTACGCGTCGCAAACGCTCAGCGGCACGCTGACGCTCGACAGCCTGCCGCAGGTATTGCAGGATCTGGGTCGGGTGCTGGGCGGTCGCTTCGTCGAGGTCGCGCCGAAGCATTACCGGTTCGAAGCCGATGCGGGGCGGTAG
- a CDS encoding YfiR family protein gives MRLQPGGRLLGVLLLLVAGFAGIGSDQSIPAEKARVKVTFLFHFAQFSTWPEEALGDAATPIRLCILGKDPFGSALEQLQGKTVHNRPLEIRHLPVGASARGCHLVFMGPMPKQVLQTSLKQLQNQPVLTVGEGEDFLKQGGMVRLVEEKNRIQFEINITAARRAGLQLSARLLRLARIYEEAG, from the coding sequence ATGCGTCTTCAACCGGGTGGCCGTCTGCTGGGTGTGCTATTGCTGCTGGTGGCAGGCTTCGCAGGAATCGGATCGGATCAGTCGATACCGGCGGAAAAAGCCCGGGTCAAGGTAACATTCCTTTTTCATTTTGCCCAGTTCAGCACCTGGCCGGAGGAGGCTCTGGGCGATGCGGCGACGCCCATCCGGCTGTGCATTCTGGGGAAAGACCCGTTCGGAAGTGCGCTGGAGCAGCTGCAGGGCAAAACCGTCCACAACCGACCGCTGGAAATCCGCCATCTGCCTGTCGGTGCTTCGGCTCGAGGGTGTCATCTCGTGTTTATGGGGCCGATGCCGAAGCAGGTCCTGCAGACTTCGCTGAAGCAGCTGCAAAATCAACCGGTGTTGACGGTTGGAGAAGGGGAGGATTTCCTGAAGCAGGGCGGCATGGTGCGGTTGGTGGAAGAGAAAAACCGAATTCAGTTTGAAATCAACATCACGGCGGCCCGCCGGGCAGGCCTGCAACTGAGTGCCCGTCTGCTCCGGCTGGCCCGAATCTACGAGGAAGCAGGATGA
- a CDS encoding TonB-dependent receptor, producing the protein MILMVSLLGLAGAVRAQPVVYQEVPLRQVLDDVARRSGYQVLYRDALVEGRTVTLQTTESHLIEALTRELARQGLVLEADTARRQLLLLEAPSRNVSIEGQVRDAATGLPLPYATVSWWANGRLWGTMADAEGRFVATVALPAACDTLTLTASYVGYESQTISLAVRETTRPLRLALAPRTEALPAVLIVGSAAWLDGIDTTWQRLVQPARFAPFGERGVLRALQALPAVGLAIGLDGLTVRGSQTDGFQVLLDGVPVYHPSHLFGLFDAFNPDALQAVGFFYDVAPATYAAPPGGTLAFVTRSGSYQRPQSVAGVSNVAGRLLLEGPLGRSGSWLLAGRRSLLDALAWPGNDRLVAFGLDVARPTGPLPPNVADLEARLLELGPSAATFYDLHGKLRLEGGPVRLTLSGYLGGDDARQQAQRLMPRWDARPSDFEWMDVETRQRWTNRTASARLTYRMGAALHLETLLATTAYESRYTKDDFLYAFTGGGLQKLFRRLAPFAYTNALTEWRWEQALQVAQEAGYWTLGYTLQHLDLSYEEHSAVRPRPFAEKQRAVQTDAFLQYEGRTGALLKVLAGLRLHAFSTGPYVRLSPRLQLTLHPEGQWSAGVGFSRNYQFLHHLAFENMNSTGIWLLTGRNQPPTVVDNMSAGVQLRPGRTRLQLDAYARRFANVWQHEVVAPFFLITRDPETTTPWLTGARSRAYGLEMLLDQPLGPLRATLAYALSRVDLAHDALNGGAWYPAPWDRRHQLRAYLDVPLWPGSALTVAWFSASGPPNTERYTDLAQPERLGPYHRMDLTLTTRYRTPFATAELRLGLFNLFDRANPWYRAPVLVLVGERLPRRFAFAPVDVYDLGRQASFELVLHF; encoded by the coding sequence ATGATCCTCATGGTCAGCCTGCTGGGCCTGGCGGGGGCGGTCCGGGCCCAGCCGGTCGTTTATCAGGAAGTGCCACTCCGCCAGGTGCTCGACGACGTGGCCCGGCGCAGCGGCTATCAGGTGCTCTATCGCGACGCGCTCGTCGAAGGGCGCACCGTCACGCTGCAGACGACCGAGTCCCATCTCATCGAAGCACTCACGCGCGAGCTGGCCCGGCAGGGGCTTGTCCTGGAGGCCGACACGGCGCGGCGCCAGCTTTTATTGCTGGAAGCCCCCTCGCGCAACGTCTCGATCGAGGGGCAGGTGCGCGATGCGGCGACCGGGCTGCCGCTGCCCTACGCGACGGTTTCCTGGTGGGCGAACGGTCGGCTGTGGGGCACTATGGCCGATGCCGAAGGGCGGTTTGTCGCGACGGTAGCACTGCCGGCCGCATGCGATACGCTGACGCTGACCGCCTCGTATGTGGGCTACGAATCGCAAACCATTTCGCTGGCCGTGCGCGAAACGACGCGGCCGCTGCGGCTCGCGCTCGCGCCCCGGACCGAGGCGCTTCCCGCCGTGCTCATCGTGGGAAGCGCCGCCTGGCTCGACGGGATCGATACCACCTGGCAGCGGCTGGTGCAACCCGCACGGTTCGCGCCGTTCGGCGAGCGCGGCGTGCTCCGGGCGCTCCAGGCGCTGCCAGCCGTCGGGCTGGCCATCGGGCTCGACGGCCTGACCGTGCGGGGTAGCCAGACCGACGGCTTCCAGGTACTGCTCGACGGCGTGCCCGTCTATCATCCTTCGCATCTGTTTGGCCTGTTCGACGCCTTCAACCCGGACGCCCTCCAGGCGGTCGGTTTCTTCTACGACGTGGCGCCGGCCACTTACGCGGCCCCGCCCGGAGGGACGCTTGCCTTCGTGACGCGCAGCGGCAGCTACCAGCGCCCTCAGAGCGTGGCCGGCGTGAGCAACGTGGCCGGGCGCCTGCTGCTGGAAGGACCGCTGGGCCGTTCGGGAAGCTGGCTGCTGGCCGGACGCCGCTCGCTGCTCGATGCACTCGCCTGGCCCGGCAACGACCGACTCGTGGCGTTCGGGCTCGACGTGGCACGCCCCACCGGACCCCTTCCCCCGAACGTGGCCGATCTGGAGGCCCGTCTGCTGGAGCTGGGCCCCTCGGCCGCTACGTTTTACGATCTGCACGGCAAGCTTCGGCTCGAAGGCGGGCCGGTGCGCCTGACGCTGAGCGGCTACCTGGGCGGGGACGATGCCCGCCAGCAGGCCCAGCGCCTGATGCCGCGCTGGGATGCGCGCCCCTCCGATTTTGAATGGATGGACGTCGAAACCCGGCAGCGCTGGACCAACCGCACGGCCAGCGCCCGGCTCACCTACCGAATGGGCGCGGCGTTACACCTGGAGACGCTGCTGGCAACCACCGCCTACGAGAGCCGCTACACGAAGGACGACTTCCTGTACGCTTTTACCGGGGGCGGCCTTCAGAAGCTGTTTCGGCGGCTGGCGCCGTTCGCTTACACGAACGCCCTGACCGAGTGGCGCTGGGAGCAGGCCTTACAGGTGGCGCAAGAGGCCGGCTACTGGACGCTGGGCTACACGCTGCAACACCTGGACCTTTCGTACGAAGAACATTCGGCCGTTCGGCCTCGTCCCTTCGCGGAAAAGCAGCGGGCGGTCCAGACGGACGCCTTTCTGCAGTACGAAGGACGCACAGGTGCCCTGTTGAAGGTGCTGGCCGGGCTTCGGCTCCATGCCTTCTCGACAGGCCCGTACGTCCGTCTTTCGCCCCGTCTTCAGCTGACGCTGCACCCCGAAGGCCAGTGGTCGGCCGGCGTCGGCTTCAGCCGGAACTATCAGTTTCTGCACCACCTGGCCTTCGAAAACATGAACAGCACGGGCATCTGGCTGCTGACCGGGCGGAATCAGCCGCCGACCGTGGTGGACAACATGAGCGCAGGCGTGCAGCTCCGGCCGGGACGCACGCGTCTGCAGCTTGACGCTTACGCCCGTCGCTTTGCGAACGTATGGCAGCACGAGGTCGTGGCGCCTTTCTTCCTGATCACGCGCGACCCCGAAACGACGACGCCCTGGCTTACCGGCGCGCGCAGCCGGGCCTACGGGCTGGAGATGCTGCTGGATCAGCCGCTCGGGCCACTCCGGGCCACGCTGGCCTATGCGCTGAGCCGGGTTGACCTGGCCCACGACGCGCTGAACGGCGGCGCCTGGTATCCGGCCCCCTGGGACCGGCGTCACCAGCTTCGGGCATATCTGGACGTGCCGCTCTGGCCGGGCAGCGCGCTTACGGTGGCCTGGTTTTCGGCGTCCGGCCCCCCCAACACCGAGCGCTATACAGATCTGGCGCAACCGGAACGACTGGGCCCCTACCATCGCATGGACCTGACGCTGACGACCCGCTACCGGACGCCCTTTGCCACGGCCGAGCTACGGCTGGGCCTGTTCAACCTGTTCGATCGGGCCAATCCCTGGTATCGCGCGCCCGTGCTCGTGCTGGTCGGCGAGCGCCTGCCCCGGCGTTTCGCCTTCGCGCCGGTCGACGTGTACGACCTGGGCCGCCAGGCTTCGTTCGAGCTGGTGCTGCATTTCTGA